The genome window ATTTAAAAATCAAATTAAAAGTAATTAAAAAAAGATAAACTTATGAATTGGATTTTAAGACTACTTCTACTATTTCTTGAGGCATAGAAGTCCTTTTAGATATTTCTTCAGAATTCATTCCTTTTTTAAAATATCGAATAATTACTACCTCCAGGGGCTCACCAACTTCGATAATATAATCGTCAGGGTCATAGAAACGCAGTACTCGCTGCCCCCATGGTTGTTGGTAAATTTTATGCAAAAAAGTAACATTTATATTTTCTAATTTATTTTGGATATTATCCAGATCATCGGATTCAAAATATAGCTCTACACAATTTTTAGGCCCGAAAATTTTATTTTCTCCAGTTATCAGTTGTTGAAAATGTTTTCGGTCATGAATAGCAAAGCCACCTTTAAAAGAAATATTTTCTCCATGATCCAGATCGACTTCTTGATTTAAAATATCTACATAGAATTCTTTTGATTTCTGAATGTCCATCACAGTTAGAAGTGAACAGATGTATTTAACTACCAAAATATCACTCTCCTTTTTTAAATACTTTGTATAACTTGGAAATAAACTAAAACTATATCTTAAAATCTCAATTATTTTTATTCCATCATATTTTATCCTAGGAGTTTACAGTTTTAATGTGTCATAAAACTATTCTTTTAATTACAATAAGCTATCACCTAATTACTATATTTTGAAATACCTATTATTATATAGTATCTTAAATAGATTATTCTAAGAGTTATATTTCTAGGAGGCTTTTAAATGGATATGCTATATATTTGGCCATCAATTACTATACTAGTCGCTGTTTTGTTGTTAGTAAAGAATAGAAAATCGTTAAATAAAAATAAAATTCTTGAAATTTGTCTTTTATCTGTATTGTTGATAATGGTTGGTTTAGGATCTATATGGGCCTTTATGGGACATGCCTTTATGTCTGCTCAAATGGCAGCTTATATTGGATGGCCTGCTGGAAATCCTTTTCAGATTGAAGTGGCATTTACAAATCTAGCTTTTGGAATATTGGGTTTACTCTGCTGGAAAATACGGGATAATTTTTGGACTGCAACTATCATAGGAATCACTGTTTTTTACTGGGGTGCCGCTTACATCCATGCTATGGAAATCATTAATAAGAGTAATTATGCTCCAGGAAATTCAGGAATTCCAGTATATGTTGATATATTAATCCCCTTGATTTTGATTGCCCTTTTAATTGCTTATAAAAAGACGATGGATAAATCTGGAGAAACAGCATAATTTTCTAATAATTTAAATCATTTTTTTTATTCAAGTTACTAATAATTCAAAAAATAGATGCTAAGAATTATCAATTTTTAAAAATTAAAATATTAATTTAAATTATTTTGGGATAAAAACGTTTCTATGACCATTCCCAATCGTTTTATGCCTTCTTCAATACTTTCGGGATCCGAATTAGAGAAATTTAAACGCATGGTATTTTCACCACCACCGTCAGCATGGAATGCCTGGCCGGGTACAAATGCTACATTTTTTTTTATTGCCATATCAAACAACTCTAAAGTAGATATTCCTTCCGGCAAAGTGACCCAAATAAACATTCCACCTTCGGGTTGGGTATATTGGACATTTGGGGGAAAATACTTCTCTATCATACTTATCATAGCATTTCGCTGAACTTGGTAAAGATCTCTTATTTTCTGGATATGATTATCAACTGGATTGTCTTTGAGGTATTGATAAACTATTCTTTGAGTAAAATAGTTTGAATGGAGATCAGAAGCCTGCTTTACAGTAATTAATTTATCCATAACTTCTTCATTGGCCACGATCCATCCTAAACGCATTCCAGGAGATACAATTTTAGAGAATGAACCAAAAAGAATTCCTTCAGGTAAATATGATTTCACCGGGGGAATATCTTCACCTATAAATCTTATTTCGCCGTAGGGATTGTCTTCTATAAAAACAGTCTCATGTTCTTTTAAAAGACTGGCCAATTCTTTTCGCTTTTTATCAGAGTAAGTTATTCCGGTAGGATTCTGGAAATTAGTAACTGAGTAAAATATTTCGGGATTTTTTTCAATTAAAATTTTTTCAAGTTCATCAAGGTTTGCACCATCATTTAGCAGAGGCACGGTCTTAAAAACTGGTTCATATAAACTAAAAGCTTGTATTGCTGCTAAATAAGTAGGATTTTCCAGAACAACTACGTCATCTTTGTTTAAGAAGATTTTTCCAACCAGATCCAGACATTGTTGAGAACCATTGGTAATTAATATTTCATTAGCATCAACTTTCAGGCCATATTTAGAGTATCTTTGGGCAATATATTCCCGAAGTGGCCTGTAACCTTCAGTGGTACTATATTGCAATGCATCTTTACCATCTTCAGATAAAACTTTATTTACAGATTGGGAAATAGATTTTACAGGAAAACTTTCAGGACTTGGAAGGCCACCGGCAAAGGATATGAT of Methanobacteriales archaeon HGW-Methanobacteriales-1 contains these proteins:
- a CDS encoding glyoxalase, whose protein sequence is MLVVKYICSLLTVMDIQKSKEFYVDILNQEVDLDHGENISFKGGFAIHDRKHFQQLITGENKIFGPKNCVELYFESDDLDNIQNKLENINVTFLHKIYQQPWGQRVLRFYDPDDYIIEVGEPLEVVIIRYFKKGMNSEEISKRTSMPQEIVEVVLKSNS
- a CDS encoding aspartate aminotransferase; the protein is MTKKAEYSYKFADRMFKTPRSFVREILKVTENSEIISFAGGLPSPESFPVKSISQSVNKVLSEDGKDALQYSTTEGYRPLREYIAQRYSKYGLKVDANEILITNGSQQCLDLVGKIFLNKDDVVVLENPTYLAAIQAFSLYEPVFKTVPLLNDGANLDELEKILIEKNPEIFYSVTNFQNPTGITYSDKKRKELASLLKEHETVFIEDNPYGEIRFIGEDIPPVKSYLPEGILFGSFSKIVSPGMRLGWIVANEEVMDKLITVKQASDLHSNYFTQRIVYQYLKDNPVDNHIQKIRDLYQVQRNAMISMIEKYFPPNVQYTQPEGGMFIWVTLPEGISTLELFDMAIKKNVAFVPGQAFHADGGGENTMRLNFSNSDPESIEEGIKRLGMVIETFLSQNNLN